A genomic stretch from Prochlorococcus marinus str. MIT 9312 includes:
- the acpP gene encoding acyl carrier protein, which produces MSQEILEKVCSIVSEQLSVEAAEVKSDSNFQNDLGADSLDTVELVMALEEAFDIEIPDEAAEGIATVGDAVKFIEEKKG; this is translated from the coding sequence ATGTCACAAGAAATCCTCGAAAAAGTCTGTTCTATTGTTTCAGAGCAATTAAGCGTTGAAGCAGCAGAAGTGAAATCAGATTCAAATTTCCAAAATGATTTGGGTGCAGATTCCTTAGATACTGTTGAATTAGTGATGGCTCTGGAGGAAGCATTTGATATTGAAATACCTGATGAAGCAGCTGAAGGCATTGCAACAGTTGGAGATGCAGTTAAATTCATCGAAGAAAAAAAAGGTTAA
- the psaC gene encoding photosystem I iron-sulfur center protein PsaC, giving the protein MSHAVKIYDTCIGCTQCVRACPLDVLEMVPWDGCKAAQIASSPRTEDCVGCKRCETACPTDFLSIRVYLGDETSRSMGLAY; this is encoded by the coding sequence ATGTCACACGCAGTTAAAATTTATGACACTTGCATTGGATGCACCCAATGTGTAAGGGCTTGCCCACTTGATGTTTTAGAGATGGTTCCTTGGGATGGCTGTAAGGCTGCCCAAATTGCATCATCTCCTAGAACAGAAGATTGTGTAGGTTGTAAAAGATGTGAAACGGCCTGTCCAACTGATTTCTTAAGTATTCGTGTTTATTTAGGTGACGAGACTTCTAGGAGTATGGGCCTAGCTTACTAA